Proteins from one Pongo abelii isolate AG06213 chromosome 7, NHGRI_mPonAbe1-v2.0_pri, whole genome shotgun sequence genomic window:
- the UTP23 gene encoding rRNA-processing protein UTP23 homolog, whose amino-acid sequence MKITRQKHAKKHLGFFRNNFGVREPYQILLDGTFCQAALRGRIQLREQLPRYLMGETQLCTTRCVLKELETLGKDLYGAKLIAQKCQVRNCPHFKNAVSGSECLLSMVEEGNPHHYFVATQDQNLSMKVKKKPGVPLMFIIQNTMVLDKPSPKTIAFVKAVESGQLVSVHEKESIKHLKEEQGLVKNPEQRRRKKRKKISGPNPLSCLKKKKKAPDTQSSASEKKRKRKRIRNRSNSKVLSKKQNAEGE is encoded by the exons ATGAAGATCACAAGGCAGAAACATGCCAAGAAGCATCTTGGCTTCTTCCGCAACAACTTCGGAGTCCGCGAGCCGTACCAGATCCTGCTGGACGGCACCTTCTGTCAGGCGGCGCTGCGAGGCCGCATCCAGCTGCGGGAGCAGCTGCCCCGCTACCTCATGGGGGAGACGCAGCTGTGCACCACAAG atgtgTGTTAAAAGAGCTAGAAACGTTGGGAAAGGACTTATATGGGGCAAAACTGATTGCACAAAAATGCCAAGTTCGAAATTGTCCTCATTTCAAGAATGCAGTGAGCGGATCAGAATGTCTGCTTTCCATGGTTGAAGAGGGAAATCCTCATCATTATTTTGTGGCAACACAG gaTCAGAATTTGTCTATGAAAGTGAAAAAGAAGCCTGGAGTTCCTCTCATGTTTATTATTCAGAACACTATGGTTTTGGACAAACCTTCTCCCAAAACAATTGCCTTTGTAAAAGCAGTGGAGTCAGGTCAGCTTGTCTCAGTGCATGAGAAAGAAAGTATCAAACACCTCAAAGAGGAACAGGGTTTAGTGAAAAACCCTgaacagagaagaagaaaaaagcgcAAGAAGATAAGTGGTCCCAATCCTCTTAGCtgtttgaagaaaaagaagaaggcacCGGACACACAATCATCTgcttctgaaaagaaaagaaaaagaaaaagaattcggAACAGATCTAACTCAAAAGTACTTTCTAAGAAGCAGAATGCAGAAGGAGAATGA